In one Winogradskyella sp. MH6 genomic region, the following are encoded:
- a CDS encoding DUF6843 domain-containing protein → MKSKIKLILSQICLLFLLFLSSCNRMEDTITLIPEGYTGTVEIWFNQANGEQIEYENDKRIYRIPKNGILNTQFSEQYGSNYPKFYYVNELDNRTEIKMLHVLSKTVLDSIDKNKIYAYKFMLPGGGFKIDSLGNETILEPGIIFTVDYPTFENN, encoded by the coding sequence ATGAAATCCAAGATTAAATTAATATTAAGTCAAATATGCTTATTATTTCTTTTGTTCTTGTCTAGTTGTAATCGAATGGAAGATACTATAACTTTAATTCCAGAAGGTTATACTGGAACTGTAGAAATTTGGTTTAATCAAGCTAATGGAGAACAAATTGAATATGAAAACGACAAAAGAATCTATAGGATTCCAAAAAATGGTATTCTGAATACTCAGTTTTCTGAACAGTATGGAAGTAACTATCCAAAATTCTATTACGTTAATGAATTGGACAATAGAACTGAAATAAAAATGCTACATGTTTTAAGTAAAACTGTTTTGGATTCAATAGATAAAAATAAGATTTATGCATATAAATTTATGTTACCAGGAGGAGGATTTAAAATTGATTCTCTCGGAAATGAAACTATTCTAGAGCCTGGAATAATATTCACTGTAGATTATCCAACTTTTGAAAATAACTAG
- a CDS encoding XRE family transcriptional regulator translates to MSIVAKNIRHLRKLKGLTQEILAENLNVSRSRIGSYEEGRSAPTIEFLIQLSDFFRLPIDILLRNDLTKSKDASFIEIGKQRVLFPITVDADNDDLIEIVPAKASAGYLNGYDDPEYIEQLQKIKLPFLPTGKHRAFPIKGDSMLPMKDGAFVIGRFIEDRNEIKTGRTYVLVTLNDGMVYKRVMNNIDFNGSLLLMSDNKTYNDYSVPIDEVLEIWEFTCSINTQEYTEEELKISSILSMFNELGVELKALEKVLE, encoded by the coding sequence ATGAGTATCGTAGCAAAAAACATTCGTCATCTAAGAAAGCTCAAGGGCTTAACGCAAGAAATACTGGCAGAAAACCTAAATGTATCAAGATCTAGGATTGGATCGTATGAAGAGGGTAGGTCTGCACCAACTATTGAATTTCTTATTCAGTTGTCCGATTTTTTTAGATTACCAATCGATATCTTGTTAAGAAATGATTTGACAAAATCTAAAGATGCATCATTTATTGAAATAGGGAAACAGCGTGTACTGTTCCCTATAACAGTGGATGCAGATAATGATGATTTAATTGAAATAGTTCCAGCAAAGGCATCCGCTGGTTATCTTAATGGTTATGATGATCCTGAATACATTGAGCAACTTCAAAAGATTAAACTTCCTTTTTTACCAACTGGAAAGCATAGAGCTTTTCCAATAAAAGGAGACTCCATGTTGCCAATGAAAGATGGTGCTTTTGTTATAGGTAGGTTCATAGAAGACAGAAACGAGATTAAGACAGGCAGAACCTATGTTTTGGTTACACTAAACGATGGGATGGTTTATAAGCGTGTTATGAATAACATAGATTTTAATGGCTCGTTGCTATTAATGTCAGACAATAAAACTTACAACGATTATAGTGTACCCATTGATGAAGTTCTAGAAATATGGGAATTCACTTGTAGTATTAATACACAGGAATACACAGAGGAAGAACTTAAAATAAGTAGTATTCTAAGTATGTTTAATGAACTTGGAGTTGAATTGAAGGCTTTGGAGAAAGTTTTGGAATAA
- the dinB gene encoding DNA polymerase IV, with the protein MEKNILHLDLDTFFVSCERLIDRRLQNRPLLVGGTGDRGVVAACSYETRPFGVHSGMSMKVARRLCPEAVVIRGNSSIYTKYSHLVTEIIKESVPVFEKASVDEFYADLSGMDKFYGCYKYASELRKRIIKESGLPISFGLSANKIVSKVATGEAKPNNQLKIDNGFEKDFLAPLSIRKIPSVGTKTYQVLRNLGVDTVKVVQEMPLEMMISALGINGKTIWKRAHGIDNPPLVPFHERKSISTERTFNKDTIDLHVLKTTIFAMAENLAFQLRRGNKLAGTISVKIRYSDFNTYSKQVKIPYSSADHVIIPRVLELFEKLYHRRLLIRLVGVKISDIVSGHYQINLFDDTEEMISLYNAMDKVRMRYGELSIMRASSMGAKTIGRFQNPFSGEPPILLAHRKQ; encoded by the coding sequence ATGGAAAAGAATATTTTACACTTGGATTTAGACACTTTTTTTGTCTCTTGCGAACGTCTTATTGATAGACGTTTACAAAACAGACCTTTGTTGGTTGGTGGAACTGGTGATCGAGGTGTTGTAGCAGCTTGCAGTTATGAAACACGTCCTTTTGGTGTTCATTCTGGTATGTCCATGAAGGTTGCCAGAAGATTATGTCCCGAAGCAGTAGTTATTCGAGGTAATTCTTCCATATACACCAAATATTCCCACTTGGTAACAGAGATTATAAAGGAAAGTGTTCCTGTTTTTGAAAAGGCCAGTGTCGACGAGTTTTATGCAGACCTTAGTGGTATGGATAAGTTTTATGGTTGCTATAAATATGCTTCAGAATTACGAAAGCGTATTATCAAGGAATCTGGACTGCCTATCTCTTTCGGTTTATCCGCAAACAAAATAGTTTCCAAGGTTGCTACTGGCGAAGCAAAACCTAATAACCAATTGAAAATAGACAATGGTTTTGAAAAAGACTTCTTAGCACCACTATCCATTAGAAAAATTCCATCAGTAGGCACAAAAACATATCAGGTATTGCGGAACCTTGGTGTCGATACGGTAAAAGTAGTGCAAGAAATGCCATTGGAAATGATGATTAGTGCATTGGGTATCAACGGTAAAACAATATGGAAACGTGCCCATGGTATAGATAACCCACCACTTGTACCATTTCATGAACGAAAATCAATTTCAACCGAAAGAACTTTCAATAAGGATACTATCGATCTACACGTTTTAAAGACCACAATTTTTGCAATGGCGGAAAATTTAGCTTTTCAACTTAGAAGAGGAAATAAATTGGCAGGAACGATAAGTGTTAAAATTAGATATTCGGATTTTAACACCTATAGCAAACAAGTAAAAATTCCATATTCAAGTGCGGATCATGTCATAATTCCTAGAGTACTTGAACTATTTGAAAAATTGTACCATCGCCGTTTATTAATACGATTAGTTGGAGTTAAAATCAGTGATATAGTTAGTGGACATTATCAAATAAATCTATTTGATGATACCGAAGAGATGATTAGCCTTTATAATGCCATGGACAAAGTACGGATGCGTTATGGAGAGTTGAGCATTATGAGAGCTTCATCAATGGGAGCAAAAACTATAGGGCGTTTTCAAAATCCTTTTAGTGGTGAACCACCAATATTATTGGCACATCGAAAACAGTAA
- a CDS encoding DNA polymerase III subunit alpha, giving the protein MYLNCHTYYSLRYGTFSEIELLELAKENDIDVLALTDINNTSACLNFIRKAKEFEIKPVIGIDYRNGNDQLYVGLAKNNEGFRELNEYLSYYSEKGIELPDIPNLPLENCYIIYPFEKVLELEKTVFRDNEFIGVSIEELRKLRFSKLLSQKNKLVIQQQVTVRNKRDFNAHRLLRAIDKNCLLSKLDKSEECLFTDKMYSKVNLEEVFKDFPFMLDNTKHILEDCRINFSFGNNRTSQNLKLYTDSSENDYALLERLCYENINKRYKNPLPPVKKRLKTELSTIKTLGFVSFFLINYDIICYAKSKGYFHVGRGSGANSIVAYIIGITDVDPIELDLYFERFINPFRASPPDFDIDFSWKDRDDVTAYIFKRFKNTALMATYNTFKYRAVVRELGKVFGLPKEEIDKLSKGSYSYSNLDDLSKLVLQYGKLIEGFPNYLSVHSAGIIILEKPVHYYSATDLPPKGFPTVQFDMIIAEDVGIFKFDILGQRGLAKIKDALEIIKTNRPEVGDIDITNVEAFKSDKNINQLLKTGGAIGAYYVESPAMRGLMQQLQTDDYLGLVAASSIIRPGVSGSGMKDEFIKRHRNPEKQKDAHPILMQIMPETYGVMVYQEDVLKVANQFAGLTLGEADILRRGMSGKYRSRKEFLEVEQKFISNCRNKGFNDDLIFEVWNQIKSFAGYAFAKGHSASYAVESYQSLFLKCYYPLEFMTAVLNNGGGFYSTEHYLHEAKKQGANICLPCINKSDHPNRLIGTSIYLGFGYLKNLETYTIQRIISERQLHGIYKSLDDFIDRLAISIEQLTILIRINAFRFTKKHKTELLWQAIFKINANGSKNKQAQLFKIQHRQFNLPKLKTNWVEDAYDEMELLGFPLCNYFNLIDEEINSDVMANEMKDFVGKNVLIYGSLVTTRFNKTSQGKLMRLSTFIDKMGNYFDAVHFTDVVDKYPINGLGVYACYGTIKDRFGFYSMVIVKSKKLSIKPDPRNTSHLNLKTINRIS; this is encoded by the coding sequence ATGTATCTGAATTGTCACACATATTATTCCTTACGATACGGTACGTTTTCTGAAATTGAGTTATTAGAGCTTGCCAAGGAAAATGATATTGACGTTTTGGCTTTGACCGATATCAACAACACTTCAGCTTGTTTGAACTTTATCAGGAAAGCAAAAGAGTTTGAAATTAAACCAGTAATTGGAATTGATTATAGAAACGGTAATGACCAATTATATGTTGGTTTAGCCAAAAATAATGAGGGTTTTAGGGAGTTAAATGAATACTTGTCGTATTATTCTGAAAAAGGAATAGAATTACCTGACATTCCTAATTTACCGCTTGAAAACTGTTATATAATTTACCCTTTTGAAAAAGTTTTAGAACTAGAAAAAACGGTATTTAGGGATAACGAATTTATAGGTGTTTCTATTGAAGAACTCAGGAAATTACGCTTCTCTAAATTACTTTCACAAAAGAACAAATTAGTTATACAACAACAAGTAACGGTAAGAAATAAAAGAGATTTTAATGCGCATCGTTTACTTCGTGCTATTGATAAAAATTGCTTATTAAGCAAGTTAGATAAATCTGAAGAATGCTTATTTACAGATAAAATGTACTCAAAAGTGAATCTAGAAGAAGTCTTTAAAGATTTTCCATTTATGCTAGATAACACAAAGCATATACTTGAAGATTGCAGAATTAACTTCTCATTTGGTAATAATAGAACATCACAAAACCTAAAACTCTATACGGATTCTTCAGAAAATGATTATGCATTATTGGAGCGTTTATGCTATGAGAACATAAACAAACGCTATAAAAATCCATTACCGCCAGTCAAAAAACGGTTAAAAACTGAGCTAAGCACAATAAAAACATTAGGGTTTGTATCCTTCTTTTTAATCAATTATGACATTATTTGTTATGCCAAAAGCAAAGGCTATTTTCATGTAGGTCGTGGTAGCGGTGCTAATAGCATAGTTGCCTACATTATTGGTATTACCGATGTTGACCCAATAGAACTAGACTTGTACTTTGAGCGGTTCATAAATCCGTTTAGGGCATCGCCACCAGATTTTGATATAGATTTTTCATGGAAAGATAGAGATGACGTAACCGCATATATTTTTAAACGGTTTAAAAATACCGCATTAATGGCTACATACAATACGTTTAAGTATCGCGCTGTAGTTCGAGAATTGGGCAAAGTTTTCGGTCTACCAAAAGAAGAAATCGATAAGTTAAGTAAAGGCAGTTATTCATATTCTAATTTAGACGACCTATCAAAACTGGTTTTACAGTACGGTAAATTGATAGAAGGATTCCCTAATTACCTAAGTGTACATTCCGCAGGTATAATAATATTAGAGAAACCTGTACACTACTATTCTGCTACAGATTTACCGCCTAAAGGATTTCCGACGGTACAATTCGATATGATTATAGCTGAAGATGTTGGCATATTTAAGTTTGATATTTTAGGTCAACGAGGCTTAGCTAAAATTAAAGATGCCTTGGAAATAATTAAAACCAACAGACCTGAAGTTGGAGATATAGATATTACGAACGTTGAAGCATTTAAGTCTGATAAAAACATCAATCAACTTTTAAAAACTGGTGGTGCAATAGGTGCCTATTATGTTGAATCACCAGCAATGCGTGGTTTAATGCAACAATTACAAACTGATGACTATCTGGGTTTGGTAGCTGCAAGTTCAATTATTCGACCAGGAGTTTCTGGATCGGGAATGAAAGATGAATTCATAAAACGTCATCGAAACCCAGAAAAACAAAAAGATGCACATCCTATATTAATGCAAATAATGCCAGAAACTTATGGAGTTATGGTTTATCAAGAAGATGTGCTAAAAGTAGCTAATCAGTTTGCAGGTCTTACACTTGGTGAAGCTGATATATTAAGACGTGGAATGAGCGGTAAATATCGGTCAAGAAAAGAGTTTTTAGAGGTGGAACAAAAGTTCATATCCAATTGTAGAAATAAAGGCTTTAATGATGATTTGATTTTTGAGGTGTGGAATCAGATTAAAAGTTTTGCAGGCTATGCCTTTGCGAAAGGTCATTCGGCTTCTTATGCTGTAGAAAGCTATCAGAGTTTGTTTTTGAAATGTTATTATCCATTAGAGTTTATGACTGCTGTTTTAAACAATGGTGGAGGTTTTTATAGCACAGAACATTATTTACATGAAGCTAAAAAACAAGGTGCAAATATTTGTTTGCCTTGTATCAATAAAAGCGACCATCCTAATAGGTTAATAGGAACTTCTATTTACTTAGGTTTCGGTTATCTTAAAAATTTGGAAACTTATACCATTCAAAGAATCATAAGTGAAAGGCAATTACATGGAATTTATAAATCCCTTGATGATTTTATAGACCGTTTAGCTATTAGCATTGAACAGTTAACGATTCTCATACGTATCAACGCATTTAGATTTACAAAAAAACATAAAACGGAATTGTTGTGGCAAGCCATTTTTAAAATCAATGCTAATGGATCTAAAAATAAACAGGCACAGCTTTTTAAAATCCAGCATAGACAATTTAATCTTCCTAAACTTAAAACGAATTGGGTCGAAGATGCCTATGATGAAATGGAACTTTTAGGATTTCCTTTATGCAATTACTTTAACTTAATCGATGAAGAAATAAACAGCGATGTTATGGCTAATGAGATGAAAGATTTTGTTGGTAAAAATGTACTTATTTATGGCAGTTTGGTAACCACAAGATTTAATAAGACATCTCAAGGTAAACTTATGAGATTAAGTACATTTATTGATAAAATGGGTAATTATTTTGACGCAGTACACTTTACTGACGTCGTTGACAAATATCCTATTAATGGTTTAGGCGTTTATGCATGTTATGGTACAATAAAGGATCGGTTTGGTTTTTACAGCATGGTAATAGTTAAGAGCAAAAAATTATCGATAAAGCCTGATCCAAGAAACACATCTCATCTTAATTTAAAAACTATCAACAGGATTTCTTAA
- a CDS encoding SOS response-associated peptidase, whose amino-acid sequence MCFHTSTTDKVKKLEKHFKVDIVDPSLESYFDKPTYHHNGFSHPNMLVIPQERSDVLAPGIWGIVPNYKTKDEIKEYHKESVRYGGGLNARSEKAFDHFIYKEAIMDNRCIIPVSGFFEPHDHKGKKYPFHFKDKADKPLALAGLYTVIDTYITFTILTKEASPLFAKIHNQKNRQPLILDEELTHNWLSVDLKETDIEDILHFNFPEVELETYSVSKELFSPKVNSNAEWIINKVEYSELKQFS is encoded by the coding sequence ATGTGTTTTCACACTAGCACTACTGATAAGGTTAAAAAATTAGAGAAGCATTTCAAAGTTGACATAGTTGACCCTTCATTGGAATCCTATTTTGATAAGCCTACTTATCATCACAACGGTTTTTCGCACCCAAATATGCTTGTTATACCTCAAGAGCGTTCAGACGTTCTGGCACCAGGAATTTGGGGAATAGTACCAAACTATAAAACTAAGGACGAAATAAAAGAATACCATAAAGAATCTGTGCGCTATGGTGGTGGTCTAAATGCACGGTCAGAAAAAGCATTTGATCACTTTATTTACAAGGAGGCGATTATGGACAACCGTTGCATAATTCCAGTCTCAGGTTTTTTTGAGCCGCATGACCATAAAGGCAAAAAATATCCTTTTCATTTTAAAGACAAAGCTGATAAACCTCTAGCTTTAGCAGGACTTTATACTGTAATTGACACTTACATCACTTTTACCATTCTGACGAAAGAAGCGTCACCTTTATTTGCTAAAATTCATAATCAGAAGAATAGACAACCTTTAATCCTAGATGAAGAGTTAACTCACAATTGGTTGTCCGTTGATTTAAAAGAAACAGATATAGAAGATATTCTTCACTTCAATTTTCCAGAAGTCGAATTGGAGACTTATTCGGTAAGCAAAGAATTGTTTAGTCCTAAAGTGAATAGTAACGCAGAATGGATTATAAATAAAGTTGAATACTCCGAACTTAAACAGTTTTCGTAA
- a CDS encoding tyrosine-type recombinase/integrase, with protein sequence MHTIYKLVTLECQNEHVLEHDLEHKKQFSEPKIFDADGDLTKRWYVYFSYRNPKSGKLQRMKNIYGKTNGFKTKAERYAALNLYRKRLLKLLREGYSPFQDNTELYKSKQNPKHVQSNILKSDQPTSLVAEVELTKNESTKNVLSVKEALNKAIILKTNIVSPTTLSDYRSRINQFQKWLLNHYETVDDINQINKKMVVEFLNHVQLSTSPRNRNNYRTVLSSIFQVLEDNEIISKNFISQIKAIRSMPKRHKTYSPKEQEDIFDYLENHDKLLLLYIKFISYNMLRPIEVCRLRVKDIDIEERKLSFQAKNKVLKTKIIPDILIKELPELNRLNPDDLLFTPDGIGGTWDAKLVNRRDFFSKRFKKVIKDQFGYNENYGLYSFRHTFITKLYLGLRQELSTNEAKSKLMDITGHTTMAALNKYLRDIDAELPEDYSKLLK encoded by the coding sequence ATGCATACTATTTACAAATTAGTTACCTTAGAGTGTCAAAATGAACACGTTTTAGAACACGATTTGGAACACAAGAAACAATTTTCAGAACCAAAAATCTTCGATGCCGACGGTGACCTTACCAAGCGTTGGTATGTTTATTTCTCGTACCGTAACCCTAAATCAGGCAAACTTCAGCGGATGAAGAACATTTATGGAAAGACCAACGGTTTTAAGACCAAGGCAGAACGCTACGCTGCTTTAAATTTATATAGGAAACGTCTTTTAAAACTACTAAGGGAAGGCTATAGTCCTTTTCAGGATAATACAGAATTGTATAAAAGCAAACAAAATCCTAAACATGTACAATCAAATATTTTAAAATCCGATCAACCAACATCTTTGGTTGCTGAGGTAGAATTGACCAAAAATGAATCAACTAAAAACGTTCTTTCCGTAAAGGAAGCTTTAAATAAGGCGATTATATTAAAGACCAATATTGTTAGCCCTACTACACTTAGTGACTATAGGAGCCGTATCAACCAATTTCAAAAGTGGTTGCTCAACCACTATGAAACGGTTGATGACATCAACCAGATAAATAAAAAAATGGTTGTTGAGTTTTTAAACCACGTGCAATTAAGTACATCACCCAGAAACCGAAATAATTACCGTACGGTTTTGAGTAGTATTTTTCAAGTACTTGAGGACAATGAAATAATTAGCAAAAATTTCATTAGCCAGATAAAGGCAATTAGATCAATGCCCAAACGACATAAAACATATTCACCAAAGGAACAAGAGGATATATTTGATTACCTTGAAAACCACGATAAACTTTTATTGCTCTATATAAAGTTTATATCCTACAATATGTTAAGACCAATCGAAGTTTGCAGATTAAGGGTAAAGGACATTGATATTGAAGAACGTAAATTAAGTTTTCAGGCTAAAAACAAAGTGCTAAAAACTAAGATTATACCAGATATATTAATCAAAGAGCTTCCTGAGCTCAATCGTCTAAATCCAGATGATCTATTATTTACGCCTGATGGAATTGGTGGTACTTGGGATGCCAAATTGGTCAATCGAAGAGATTTTTTTAGCAAACGCTTCAAAAAGGTCATCAAGGATCAATTCGGGTACAATGAAAACTATGGACTTTACAGTTTTAGACATACTTTTATTACCAAACTTTATCTAGGTTTAAGACAGGAGCTATCTACTAATGAAGCTAAAAGTAAACTGATGGATATAACGGGTCATACAACAATGGCAGCATTGAATAAATATCTAAGAGATATTGATGCAGAATTACCCGAAGACTATTCTAAATTATTGAAGTAA
- a CDS encoding leucine-rich repeat domain-containing protein, with product MKTLKLTLLCCLLSVFTYANVSQSQKDALVVLYNTTNGDSWNTSWDLDQPITEWYGVTIENDEIVAINLSFNNLTGNLPSEISKLTSLRTLNLAFNKLEGKLPKTLTEMTSLETLQLFSNNFSGAIPTDIGRMENLKTLELYNNSFFGEIPSSIGNLTKLESLILSSNQLIGKLPASISNLKSLKVLSLFDNSLLGTIPSAIGELTQLEELVLSNNAFYGNLPGELAQLSNLKTLLLSNNGFKGNYAALKDKLPNIVDFDLDEVNMKGALATLDSEEGDD from the coding sequence ATGAAAACTTTAAAATTAACCCTACTATGTTGCTTGCTTTCTGTATTTACATATGCCAACGTTTCTCAAAGTCAAAAAGACGCACTAGTAGTACTTTACAACACAACTAATGGTGATTCCTGGAATACTTCCTGGGATTTAGACCAACCAATAACCGAATGGTATGGTGTAACCATAGAGAACGACGAAATAGTTGCTATTAACCTTAGTTTTAACAACCTTACTGGTAATTTACCAAGTGAAATATCTAAGTTAACGTCTTTAAGAACACTAAACTTAGCATTCAATAAATTAGAAGGTAAGTTGCCAAAAACCTTAACGGAGATGACTAGTTTAGAGACACTTCAGTTATTCTCTAACAATTTCTCAGGAGCTATACCAACAGATATAGGTCGAATGGAAAATCTTAAAACACTAGAGTTATATAACAATAGTTTTTTTGGAGAGATTCCAAGTTCTATAGGTAACTTAACAAAATTGGAAAGCTTAATATTGAGTAGTAACCAATTGATAGGTAAGCTACCAGCCAGTATTTCTAATCTTAAATCTTTAAAAGTATTGAGTTTGTTTGATAATAGCTTATTAGGAACTATTCCTTCTGCAATTGGCGAGTTAACTCAATTAGAAGAGCTAGTATTATCTAATAATGCTTTTTATGGTAACCTACCAGGTGAATTAGCGCAATTATCAAATCTTAAAACCTTGTTGCTTAGCAATAATGGTTTTAAAGGAAACTATGCGGCTTTAAAAGATAAATTACCAAATATTGTTGACTTTGATTTAGATGAAGTTAACATGAAAGGTGCATTAGCAACATTAGATTCGGAAGAAGGGGATGATTAA
- a CDS encoding CPXCG motif-containing cysteine-rich protein codes for MEEHFFQCPYCWEQISMLIDVSQSQQTYIEDCEICCNPIQISLVIESQQIVNFQAESIEQ; via the coding sequence ATGGAAGAACATTTTTTTCAATGCCCATACTGCTGGGAACAAATTTCAATGCTCATAGACGTGTCCCAAAGTCAACAAACCTATATTGAGGATTGTGAAATTTGTTGTAATCCTATTCAAATTTCGCTAGTTATAGAATCACAACAAATAGTCAATTTTCAGGCTGAAAGTATAGAACAGTAA
- a CDS encoding TolC family protein: MKITKKILIVLGVLCCVNLQAQNVLTKEEAVSKALENNYGVQIAKNDVAVAENNASILNSGYLPTVTGNAGATYNLDNTEAEFSNGNVTVLNGAESSRYNASVNLNYTLFDGLGRRYNYKRLKEQYQLTELQARETIENTIIQMFSVYYNVAQLSDNLNTLEETLIVTKDRLVRAEYQFEYGQNTKLEVLNAEVDINNDSINIINTKQQLKNAKRDLKLVLGETFTEDYDVETEVDFTLQFQKDSLFQQAKSRNVALLQTEKNIAISKLDINSGKSAYLPTVGLTGSYGWNKNNNNAASFLTTSTNTGLSGGLNLSWNLFDGGATINRVRNAKINLETQQLQKENILLSIERDFNNAWDDYMNKLEIYNIQDKNITTAQNNFDRTQEKFKIGQVNSIEFRQAQINLLNAELSRNQAKYDAKLAELTLLQISGELLNVQF, from the coding sequence ATGAAGATCACTAAGAAGATATTGATTGTCTTGGGCGTTTTGTGTTGCGTAAATCTACAAGCTCAAAATGTACTAACAAAAGAAGAAGCTGTTTCTAAAGCGTTAGAAAACAATTATGGTGTACAAATAGCCAAGAATGATGTTGCTGTGGCTGAAAATAACGCAAGTATCTTAAATTCTGGATATTTACCTACAGTTACAGGAAATGCTGGTGCTACCTACAATTTAGATAATACAGAAGCCGAATTTTCTAATGGTAACGTCACGGTTTTAAATGGGGCAGAAAGTTCAAGATATAATGCTAGTGTTAACCTTAACTACACCTTGTTTGATGGTTTAGGAAGACGTTACAACTACAAACGTTTGAAGGAACAGTACCAATTAACCGAGTTACAAGCAAGAGAAACCATCGAAAATACAATTATTCAGATGTTTTCTGTGTATTATAATGTGGCACAATTGTCTGATAATTTAAATACTTTAGAAGAGACTCTGATAGTTACTAAAGATAGATTGGTAAGAGCAGAATATCAGTTTGAATATGGGCAAAACACAAAACTTGAAGTTTTAAATGCCGAAGTTGATATCAATAACGATAGCATTAATATCATCAATACAAAGCAGCAATTAAAAAATGCTAAGCGCGATTTAAAATTGGTTTTGGGAGAAACATTTACTGAGGATTATGATGTAGAAACAGAAGTGGATTTTACATTGCAATTTCAAAAAGATAGTCTTTTTCAGCAGGCAAAAAGCCGAAATGTAGCTTTACTTCAAACCGAAAAAAATATTGCAATCAGTAAGTTAGACATTAATTCTGGTAAGTCAGCCTATTTACCAACTGTTGGGTTAACGGGTTCGTACGGTTGGAACAAGAATAACAACAATGCAGCATCATTTTTAACAACATCTACAAACACAGGATTGTCAGGTGGTTTAAATTTAAGTTGGAATCTTTTTGATGGAGGAGCAACCATCAATAGAGTGAGAAATGCCAAGATTAATCTTGAAACGCAGCAACTTCAAAAAGAAAATATTCTACTGAGTATTGAGCGCGACTTTAACAATGCTTGGGATGATTATATGAATAAGTTAGAAATTTACAATATTCAAGATAAAAACATTACAACAGCACAAAACAACTTCGATAGAACTCAGGAAAAATTCAAAATAGGGCAAGTCAATTCAATTGAATTTAGACAGGCTCAAATTAATTTGTTAAATGCAGAATTGAGTAGAAATCAGGCAAAATACGATGCAAAATTAGCTGAGCTTACCTTACTTCAAATAAGTGGTGAGTTGTTAAATGTTCAATTCTAA